gctatgcttaggattgggtcttgtccatcacactgcggagggatggctccgcatagctagttagcaggctgaggtctcgttcgttaacggaattaaccagacaaatcgcattctcctaatgatgtgatcccgttatcaacgacatctaatgtccatagtcaggaaaccatgactatctgttgatcaacgagctagtcaactagaggcttactagggacacgttgtggtctatgtattcacacatgtattacgatttccggacaatacaattatagcatgaacaatagacaattaccatgaacaaagaaatataataataaccatttattattgcctctagggcatatttccaacactttataatcacccagttacgttgtgacgtttggtagcacatgaagtgttcctccagtaatcgggagttgcataatctcatagtcataggaacatgtataagtcatgaagaaagcaatagcagtaaactaaacgattaagtgctaagctaacggaatgggtcaagtaagtcacatcattctcctaatgatgtgatcccgttaatcaaatgacaactcatgtctatggctaggaaactcaaccatctttgatcaacgagctagtcaagtagaggcatactagtgacactatgtttgtctatgtattcacacatgtattatgtttccgattaatacaattctagcatgtataataaacatttatcatgatatgaggaaataaataataactttattattgcctctagggcatatttccttcatatcatatcacttatattgattgcatgtgatgtttatcctttatgcatcttatttttcttagttcggcggtagcattataagatgacctctcactaaatttcaaggtataagtgttctccctgagtatggaccattacgacagttcgtcgtgccgagacaccacgtgatgctcgagtgtgataagctccacgttcacatacaacgggtgcaagccagttttgcacaggcagaatactcgggttaaacttggcgagcctagcatatgcagatatggccttggaacattgagaccgaaaggtcgagcgtgaatcatatagtagatatgatcaacatagtgatgttcaccattgaaaacaactccattttacgtgatgatcggacatggtttagttgatttggatcacgtgatcatttagatgactagagggatgtctatctaagtgggagttcttaagtaatatgattaattgaactttaatttataatgaacttagtcctgatagtatttgcattactatgttgtagatcaatagctcgtgatgtagcttcccgtttatttttgatatgttcctagagaaaaactatgttgaaagatgatagtagcaatgatgcggactaggtccgtgatctgtggattatcctcattgctgcacagaagaattatgtccttaatgcaccgctaggtgacagacctattgcaggagcagatgcagacgttatgaatgtttggcaagctcggtatgataactacttgatagtttagtgcgccatgctttacggcttagaaccgggacttcaaaaatgttttgaatgccacggagcatataagatgttccaagagctgaaattggtatttcagactcatgcccgagtcgagaggtataagacctatgacaagtactttgcctacaaaatggaggagaatagctcaaccagtgagcatgtgctcagattgtctgagtactacaatcgcttgaatcaagtgggagttaatcttccagataaaatagtgattcacagagttctctagtcactatcaccaagttactggaacttcgcgatgaactataatatgcaagggatgacgaaaacgattccccgagctaTTCGCGATGCTGatatcggcgaaggtagaaatcaagaaaaacatcaagtgttgatggttgacaagaccactagtttcaagtaaaagttcaagggaaagaaagggaacttcaagaagaatgacaagcaagttgccactcccatgaagaagcccaaagctagacccaagcctgaaactgagtgcttctactgcaaaggaaatggtcactggaagcggaactgccccaaatacttggcggataagaaggattgcaaagtgaacaaaagtatatatgatatacatgttattgatgtgtactttactagtgttcatagtagcccccgggtatttgatactggttcagttgctatgattagtaacttgaaacaaaagttacaaaatgaacagagattgGTTGAGGGTGAGATGACGAtgcgtgttggaagtgattccaaggttgataagatcaccatcgctcactccctttaccttcgggattagtgttgaacctaaaataaatgttatttggtgtttgcgttgagcataatatgattggatcatgtttattacaatacggttattcatttaagtcaaagaataatttttattctttttacatgaataaaaccttctgtggtcatacacctaAGGTGACACatatcataatattgaagccaaaagatgcaaagttaataatgatagtgcaacttatatgtggcactgctgtttaggtcatattggtgtaaagcgcatgaagaaactccatgctgatggacttttggaatcacttgattatgaatcacttgatgcttgcgaaccatgcctcatgggcaagatgactaagactccgttctccggaacgatggagcgagcaactaacttattggaaataatacatagtgatgtatgcgatccgataagtgttgaggcttgcggcgggtatcattattttctgaccttcacaaatgatttgagcagatatgggtatatctacttgatgaaacataggtctgaaacatttgaaaagttcaaagaaattcagagtgaagtggaaaatcatcgtaacaagaaaataaagtttctacgatctgatcgcagagacgaatatttgagttacgaatttggtcttcatttgaaacgatgtggaatagtttcgcaactcatgccacctggaacaccacagcgtaatggtgtgtccgaacgtcataaccgtactttattagatatggtgcgatctatgatgtttcttaccgatttatcactatcattttcgggttatgcattagagacagctgcattcacgttaaatagggcaccatctaaatccgttgagacgacaccatatgaactgtggtttggcaataaacctaagctgtcgtttcttcaagtttagggctgcgatgcttatgtgaaaaagtttcaacctgataagctcgaacccaaatcggagaaatgcgtcttcataggatacccaaaggagactgttgggtacaccttctatcacaaatccgaaggcaagatctttgttgctaagaatggatcctttctagagaaggagtttctctcgaaagaagtgagtgggaggaaagtagaacttgatgaggtaattgtaccttctctcgaattggaaagtagctcatcactgaaatcagttccagtgatgcctacaccaattagtgaggaagttaatgatgatgatcatgaaacttccgatcaagttactaccgaacctcgtaggtcaaccaaagtatgattcgcaccagagtggtacggtaatcctgttctggaagtcatgttactagaccatgatgaacctacgaactatgaggaagcgatgatgagcccagattccgacagatggcttcaggccatgaaatctgagattgaatccttgtatgagaacaaagtgtggacttcggtggacttgcccgatgatcagcaagccattgagaataaatggatcttcaagaggaagacggacgctgatagtagtgttactatctacaaagctcgatttgtcgAAAAGGGgttttgaaaagttcaagatgttgactacgatgagattttctcactcgtatcaatgcttaaaattgtccgaatcatgttagcaattgccgcattttatgattatgaaatttggcaaatggatgtcaaaattgcattccttaatggatatcttaaagaagagttgtatatgatgcaaccaaaaggttttgtccatccaaaaggtgctaacaaagtgtgcaagctccagcgatacatttatggactggtgccaacatctcggagttggaatatacgctttgatgagttgatcaaagcatatagttttatacagacttgcagtaaagcctgtatttacaagaaagagagtgggagcactacatcctttctgataagtatatgtgaatgacatattgttgatcggaaatgatgtagaattttctagaaagcatacaggagtatttgaaaggagtttttcaaagaaagacctcggtgaagctgcttacatattgagcatcaagatctatagatcaagacacttgataagatttttcaatgagtatataccttgacaagattttgaagtagttcacaatggaacagtcgaagaaggagttctttcctgtattgcaaggtgtaaagttgagtaagactcaaatcccgaccacggtagaaaatagaaagagaatgaaagtcattccctatgcctcagccatatgttctataaagtatgctatgctatgtactagACATATTatataccttgccatgagtttggcaaaggggtacaatagtgatccaggagtagatcactggacaacggtcaaaattatccttagaaaactaaggaaacatttctcggttatggaggtgacaaagagttcttCGTAAGGAGTTACGTTGAtccaagcttttacaccgatccagatgactctgcgtctcaatctggatacatattgaaagtgggagcaattagctagagtagctccgtgcagagcattgtagacatagaaatttgtaaaatacttacggatctgaatgtggcagacccgtagactaaaacttctctcacaagaaaacatgatcacaccttattgctcttgggtgttaatcacacaagcgatgtgaactagattattgactcaagtaaaccctttgagtgttggtcacatggcgatgtgaactatgggtattaatcacataaagatgtgaactattggtgttaaatcacatggcgatgtgaactagattattgactctagtgcaagtgggagactgaaagaaatatgccttagaggcaataataaagttgttatttatatttccttatatcatgtaaatgtttattattcatgctagaattgtattaaccggaaacttagtacatgtgtgaatacatagacaaacagagtgtccctagtatgcctctactagactagctcgttaatcaaagatggttaagtttcctagccatagacatgtgttgtcacttgatgaacgggatcacatcattagagaatgatgtgagactagctcgttaatcaaagatggttaagtttcctagccatagacatgtgttgtcatttgatgaatgggatcacatcattagagaatgatgtgatggacaagacccatccgttagcttagcactatgatcgtttagtttattgctattgctttcttcatgacttatacatgttcctatgactaagagattatgcaactcccgaataccggaggaacacttagtatgctatcaaacttcacaacgtaactgggtgattataaatatgctctacaggtgtctccgatggtgtttgttgagttgacatagatcgagattaggatttgtcactccgattgtctgagaggtatctctgggccctctcggtaatgcacatcactataagccttgcaagcaatgtgactaatgagttagttgcaggatgatgcattacagaacgagtaaagagactttccggtaacgagattgaactaggtattgagataccgacgatcgaatctcgggcaagtaacataccgatgacaaagggaacaacgtatgttgttatgcggtttgaccgataaagatcttcgtagaatatgtaggagccaatatgagcatccaggttccggtattggttattgaccggagatgagtctcggtcatgtctacatagttctcgaacccgtagggtccgcacgcttaacgttcgatgacgatcggtattatgagtttatgtgttttgatgtaccgaaggtagtttggagtcccggatgtgatcacggacatgacgaggagtctcgaaatggtcgagacataaagattgatatattggacgatactattcggacaccggatgagttccgggggtcaccggataaatatcggagtgccagaagggttatcggaaccaccggagaagtaatgggccttattgggcccaggggagagagaggggctgccaagggCTGGCCCCGCGCCCTCCCATgtgcctagtccgaattggactagggggaggggcggcgccccctccttccttctctttccccctccttccttctcctagtaggactaggaaaggggggagtcctactcctactaggaggaggattcctccccccttggcgcgcctatgagggccggccgacctcccccttgctcctttatatacaggggcggggggcaccctagaacacacaagttgatagttgtcttagccgtgtgcggtgcccccctccacagatttccacctcggtcatatcgttgtagtgcttaggcgaagccctgcgtcggtaacttcatcatcaccgtcatcacgccgtcgtgctgacgaaactctccttcggcctcagctggatcaagagtacgagggacgtcaccgagctgaacgtgtgcagatcgcggaggtgtcgtacgttcggtacttgatcggttggatcgcgaagacgttcgactacttcaaccgcgttacttaacgcttccgctttcggtctacgagggtacgtggacacactctcccgctcgttgctatgcatcacatagatagatcttgatcgtaggtaaaaaatttgaaatactgcgttccccaacagatgatTGGTGCTTTCATACCCTCCTAACCCTCTTTGCAAGCATTTTTGCAGGATATTGATGTATGAAAGATTcgctgtttttttccttttagtaATCACTATTTACTATGGTCTACTTTTTATCCTCCGATCCAAAAAAGTGTCATGACCAAGTTCTTTGGTCAAGAACTATCTTCAGTTTTTTTTTTGGCCTGGTTGAATTTAAGTGGATGCAATAAAAGAATTGAATTGGATCCAAGCCAAGCTAGCATTTTGGGCTTAATGGTGCCACTAGCCGATCCCAGGCTCCCAACTCGATCAGTGTCTTTGAGTTTGATTATTCAACATTCGATTTGATTGTATTGTTAACAATTCTAAAAAATATATTACTTTTTGACATGATAAAAAATATGTTGTCTCTGAAACTTTTATAGCGTTGAAAACCTTAACTAGTTTTGTGGCAAACTATGATAGAAAATCCTACTCCTTTATAGAATTTTTGTGTAAACTGTGTGCTAAAATTTTCATCGCTTGTttcagttttttttttcatttcctttcttcttaaagggtaacaccactgccactaattcattcttttttagaaaatttcattattttgattttttagTTTTATATGTGGAAACTTTTACTATGAAAATTTCACTTTTTGTGTAAGTACACATGCAATATTATACAATATGTATGCAAATTATACTATAGTGTGAAAAATGCACTATTAAATTTTTGTTCTTTGCATATTAAGAAAAGTGCAATCTGATTCACtcattctttgaaaaacttctttttTGCAAAAAATCCACAATTATGtgtaaactatgtcatttcttctttcagttttttttaatttctttCTTCTTAacgggtaataccaatgccaccaaCTCCTTTTCGTTCTTGGATTAGAATActatattattatttattttatagtttttattttattttatttcttttttaatgAGTACTACCAATGCTTCCAATTCCACTATTATATTTTTATTCCTGCTTATATTTTTAAAAAGCACATATATGTGTAGTGTATTGTGTGCAAAATTTCTCATTGTCTATTTTCGTTTTTCTCTTCGTTTTCTTACTTCTTAAATAACACTAAATTCATTGGTGGGGTGCGCGTTTTGATGTATTCAAACCCCTAGTGATGTATGCAAGCAGTGTCGGACTGCACATATAAACTTCTCCACATGGGCTAGGCGGGCTGCTTTTGCCCTCGCCGGTGGCTAGCCAGTTGTCAAAAAGAAGTGACCGGCACAAATTTTAATTTCAACCCCTGGCCACTTCTTTAATTAAGCATTAGAAACAAGCACCGATGCTTAAGCCAAAACTGATTTACTTTTGCAAACACCTCTCTAAGCCATTGCATTGTACACATCGTGTATACATATAAAGGTGAACTGGCTAAGCCTCCTACTGGACTGGGATATTTCTCTCTTGCTGTCTCACTCCTTGATCTTCTTAATGAATCTCTCGTGTTCCAGCTCCTTCATCTCGCCCGCGTTCACGGGGTCAAAACGGCACCGGTAGAAGCTGCACGCACGAACCATTGCAGTGACAAAAAAAAGACCAGTTCACGGATCATGCCAACATTCTGTTCTACGCCACTATATAATTCCTCttttcctaaatataagtcattttaaagatttcaatatggaccacatgtgaagtaaaataaatgaagctatactctaaaatatatctatatacacccgtatgtagtttgtattgaaatctctagaaggccttaaatttagaaacgaagggagtataagaaaagaaaaggaggggaCATACGCACCTTCCGTCCGTGCCGGCGATGAGGATGGTGTTGGGGTGGTGCCGCCAGAACTCCACCGTGTAGTCGACGCCTTCACGGAGCCGGACCTGAGCCAGCGACCACTCCGAGCTGAAGTAGCTCGGCAAGTAACCTGCACAAGATGCATGCAGAAAGCACTTTTAACAAATTACCACATTGGCTCGTCAGTTCTTGCATGAAGGTGCGTTAAATAGGTAGGTTCTTGCAGCCTTGTAGGAGAACCGGCCGGCGTTGCACCTTTCAAGAATGATAGCGACGATCCCTGCTTGGctgttgccgctgccgctgccgctgccggtgGTGTTACCGGCATGTTATcgctgtcgtcgccgccgccctcggtcGCCTTGTTGACGCTAGCGACCGGGAAAACGTGCACCGTCCCCTTGTCGCTGGAGACGGCCAGCCATTGGGATTCCAGCGAGAAGGCGATGCAGTGGATGTCTGCTCTGTCAATACCTCTCCTTAGCTGCATGTAGGCAAGTCAAGAACACGACCGAACATGAAAATCGATGTATATGAAATGAAAGTCTAACGTCTTACATTTCGgcatttcgggacggagggagtatgtatatGAAATGAAAGAGGCAAAACGACTCGTATGAATATGAAATGAAAGAGGCAAAacgacggagggagtaggtatATGAAATGTAAGGGGCAAAATCGATGTATATGAAATGAAAGAGGCAAAACGACTCGTATGCAACAGATTTGAAAATCTTGTACCACAAAGGTAGATTTTCAAGGAAAAAAAAACTTAAACAGATGCGTAGCGAGAAGTAGAAGCGTTGGATACCTCTTGCACCATGGTGCCGTCGTCGGTGCTGAAGATGCGCACGAGCGTGCCCTTGGAGCCGGCCGTGGCGAGCAGCCGGCCGTCGCGGGAGAGCGCGATGCACGACAGGCTCGACGCGTGCGCGCGCACGTCGACGCTGCCGAGCTGGCCGCTCCGGCAGACCTGCACCGCGCCCTTCTCCGGCCGCGGCAGGGCGTACATGAACGTCGCCGCTCGGCGGTCAACCGCCAGCGCGCACAGCCCCAGCGGGTTCGGGCCCGTCGCGACCAGCTCCGAGTTCTTGATGTGGCCCCTGAGGACCAGCATCGCCATCTTCTGGCCGGCGATGAGCGCACGGTCCCCGAGAAGGCGGATCCCGCCCACGACACCGAGGCCGGGGGTCTTGTCCGAGCTGATGCGTATCGCCTTCTTGCTCTCGTCAAAAAAGTAGATCGCCTCGTGCTCGGCGCCGCCCGTCTCCCGGGTCACGACGGCCAGGCGCGACCACGTGAGCATCTCGGCGGAGGTCACCTCGGCGCCGTCCGAGACGTCGGCGATGGACTTGTAGCGGACGCGCTCGACCGACTCGTCGCAGGAGAAGACGTGGAACCCGGTGGCCGTGGACGCGACGAAGTGGGAGGCGCCGCTGCTGAAGGCGACGTGGACGATCGGGGAGTCGGCTTCGGCGCTGGCCGCGGGGGACGACGACGAAGACACCATTGTCGATCAATTGAAGTCGAAACCTAGCTACGTGATGAATCGATCAGCACGGCGGCGACGACGTATGTACGCTGCGCACCCTAGCTCGGGTCGATGGCTCGATCGACGCGTCCGTGACCGTGATTTAAGCCGCTCGTACGGAATTTGGTAACCATAACTACGTTTAACCGACCGTGACAAGTTTTGCATGTTTggtcccgcaaaaaaaaaaactttgCATGGTTGGAGCCGGACTCTGTAACTTGCAGCGCACACGTAAGCAGACTACAACTGTCGACGAAATCCACCCCGTAtgaaaattgaaattttttttttGGAATTGTGGAGCCTCCGTTCTGAAATATATGACGTTTTGATAGGCTCAGAGGCCAACATTTTGTCACCTATTCCGCTACGTGCAGCCCGGCTAAAGACAAGCTTCTATGCGGATGATGCTGCCCTATTTGTTAACCCTTGCCCCTCTGAATTGGGGGGCCTGAGGCGTATCTTGACAAGATTTGGGGAAATTTCGGGTCTGAAAGTGAATGAGGCAAAGAGTGTCATATACCCAATACAATGCCACAATCTCGATGTTCAGGGCCTAACCCAAGGTTTCGGAGGGGTGCATGGTGTTCTTCCTTGCAACTATCTGGCACTACCACTCTCCTTCGGCAAGTTGAGACTCATTGATCTGCAACCGTTGCTGGAGAAAGGGGCTGCCAGATTGAGGGCATGGAAAGGAAAGCTGCTTCAGAGGACCGGCCGTTTATCTTTGATCAATTCTGTCCTTACAAACATGGTAACATattttttgatgatttttgctcCGTACAAATGGTTTGTTAAAAAGCTTGACAAGATGAAAACGAATTTCCTATGGAACGCCGATGAGGAGGCTCATGGTGGGAAGTGCTTGGTAAATTGGAAACGCATCTGTGCACCCAAGGCTGTCGGTGGACTTGGCATCAAAGATCTTACCGCCTTCAGCAGAGCACTGAGATTGAGGTGGCCTTGGTTCGGATGGGATAAACCAAGATAGGCTGTGGAAAGGGACACCAACTCCGTGTGATATTCCTGACTTGCAGCTCTTCAAAGGTTGCACAAAAGTCTCCATCGGCGACGGCTCACGAGCCCTTTTCTGGACTCATCGATGGATGGATGGAGCTGCTCCAATGGAGGTGGCGCCCCTGCTGTTTCGCCTTGCTCGTCACAAACGGACCACTGTTGCGGATGCTCTCCACGATGGGAAATGGATGATGGGCTTGCAGCAGCTGAACTCAGCCGACCAGCTTCGCTCCTTTGCCCTTCTTTGGCACAAGGTCCAGCAAGTTCAACTCAGTGGCACCACCGATGTGATTAGTTGGACCCTCACTGCTAATGAAATGTACTCTGCCAAATCGGCGTATGAGCAGCACTTCATCACGCACCTCCCAATGCCTCGCCTGTTAAGCATATGGAAGACCCGAAGCGAATCAACAATAAAATTCTTTATCTGGACTTTGCTTCAAAACAGACATTGGACGACTCATAGGCTGCTTAGAAGAGGATGGGATCATCAAGATGTTTGCTGTGCTTGCGATAAGATCATTGAATCGGCTGGTCATCTTATCTTGAGATCCTCCTATGCCAAGACGGTATGGCACGGAATGGCATCCAAGTACCCCAAGGCGGCAGCAGTTGCACTCCAGGCAACCTCGATTAATGATTGGTGGGACAAAACATTCCTGGTCAGGCGAAAAGGGGAGGTGATAGATGAATGTGTGGCAGCGACTTATGTGGCCTGGAACATTTGAAACGAAAGGAACAAACGCATCTTTCAGAACGAGCAGAAGTTAGCTGAGGGTGTCTGCTTGCTCATTAGGGATGATTTAGGCCTCCTTATGGAGGCCAGGGAGTAGTCTTGTGAGGCATGTACAGCCGGGCTGTTTTGTGCAGCACCGGACCCCTTTCTTTTGAGTTTCTTGCTGAGACTTTCTCAGATTGTACAGTTTGCCCTCTACTTAAATGAAAAGGCAGAGCACCTGCCGTTTCGGTAAAAAAAACTAaaacaccttatattttgaaatagATAAAGTAGACATTAGGGGTGCTGCTAATTAGCAGCTAGCTGCATCACGACATGAGAGATCCCGAGTTCCCGACGGTCATCGGCAACAAAATTACGACGATGTTAAGGACGACGAGATTGCACGGGGTAACGGACATATAATGTGCACCCCGACAACCTTAGGAGAAGGCTTTATCTGAGCACTTCAACGCCCCAACTTGAACTTGGCTAGCAGATTAAAATGGCGGTAGTGCACTGATGAGCAACAAAAGGCAGAGAAAAGACAGAACGCGGCAAAGCGGAGGCATTAACGACACATGAAGAAGGTGGGaactgtgatgcggtaggctccaTGAGCGTCACGCCGTAGGACTAGTGGTTGCACCTTGGtgctttttttttagaaaaggaggatgacccccggcctctgcatctgggagatgcatgcggccactttattgattattctcaaggaccttacaaagtattacaacaatatacCTGagtccgccatcttggcaacatatgccgctactcctattcAAATGATGAAGgcgtgctagctgggccactacccaaaccactcatctaagcctaacatcaaaatgatgaaggggtgctaactgggccactacccagaccactcacctaagcctaacatcaaaagccggaagccccagccgagccaaaTACCGGGTCTGGGGtacaaaccggtccgacgcactcgtgtgtcgtcgtcgccatcttccacaggtccgtcttcagagcaaatattgaggcttctaccttgtctggccactcagccatcgacgtcaccacgacaccagacaactttgtcctcctgcgcgagtccatcatcaCACATCGAACGCCgaatctccactgcgccacgccgccgagatacgccgccatcaatgagtaggatgaagcaccgctccgccTAGTCCGGCAGGGCTGCTGAAAACCAAGCACCGTGGAAGGAGGACTCCGAGGCTGAGCACATAGGCGGCAGAGCGCCAACACACCGCCACCAGACGAACTCCGACCACGCGCTGCCAAGCAACCAAAGCATCACATCCATCCCAAGCTCACCACGAACGACACCCCCAAGAAGGTGACGATGCCCGGAGCGCCGCTGTCGCTCGATCCGGCAAGGATTTGGGCTTTCGCCCGGCATACGAGCTGGGTGGAAGGAAGAGGGGAAGGCAGCAACCTAGAAGGCGCCTACAAGAAGGGTACGACGCCCTCGGGAGTCGCCGCCGTCGTGGCCAGCACTGCTGGCCTCGGATTTCTCCGGAGCCACCTCCCACCTCCAGCCACCAAACAGGTACAACTCCGGCGACAAAGGCCGCCCAAAGCAGGACCATCGGAGGCAGCCCTGGTTGAAGTAGACGGAGgccttcagatctggatcgggcgccgcCGAGACGCCCGCACCAAAGCCGCCCCGgaccggggccgccgccccggcgtccCATCCGCCGCCCGCAGCCGACGC
This region of Triticum aestivum cultivar Chinese Spring chromosome 2D, IWGSC CS RefSeq v2.1, whole genome shotgun sequence genomic DNA includes:
- the LOC123048759 gene encoding autophagy-related protein 18a-like, coding for MVSSSSSPAASAEADSPIVHVAFSSGASHFVASTATGFHVFSCDESVERVRYKSIADVSDGAEVTSAEMLTWSRLAVVTRETGGAEHEAIYFFDESKKAIRISSDKTPGLGVVGGIRLLGDRALIAGQKMAMLVLRGHIKNSELVATGPNPLGLCALAVDRRAATFMYALPRPEKGAVQVCRSGQLGSVDVRAHASSLSCIALSRDGRLLATAGSKGTLVRIFSTDDGTMVQELRRGIDRADIHCIAFSLESQWLAVSSDKGTVHVFPVASVNKATEGGGDDSDNMPVTPPAAAAAAATAKQGSSLSFLKGYLPSYFSSEWSLAQVRLREGVDYTVEFWRHHPNTILIAGTDGSFYRCRFDPVNAGEMKELEHERFIKKIKE